ATGGATGTTTATTGGGGCCATACTGCTTGGCAGCCTCTTGACTGCCGTGTTCTACATGAGGGTCATTAACAACATATACTTCAAAGAACCCCTGCTCAAAGAAGAGATCCAAAGAGATGAAATCCCTCTTGGAATGCTCATACCTATCTTGATCTTAGCTGGGGGGTGCGTGGTCTTCGGCCTATTCCCAAGGATACCCTTGTCTTTGGCGGAGCCAGCAGCTAAATTGTTGTTGGGAATATGAAAACAGAGGATATATATGCAAGCACATCGTGTCATCTCGTACAAATTTGGGAGGAGGAATGAAAGATGATTGTAATTTCTTGTTTACCTGTCATAGCTTTACTTTCACCGCTAATAGCAGGCATCATAGCATATCAAGCAGGAAAGATATCTGAAACTGCCCGAGACCTTATCTCAGTCTCAGCAGCCATCATCTCCTTTATTGTTATCGTGGCAATGGCTCCTACCATATTGGAGGGCAATACCATAGAATATATTTTCTCTTATAGTGCTGTCTCAACTTTACCCATGGCATTTAGGGTGGGCCCACTCCCTCTTTTTATAGGTTTGGTAATCTCTTTCGCTTGGATACTGTCTGCGGTCTACTCGCACAGGTACATGGAACATCTACATTCAAGAAACAGGTTCTCTCTCTTCATGTCTCTGACGCTCAGTGCGGTGATAGGCACCCTGTTCGCAAAAAACATGTTGGTGTTGTTCATATTCTTTGAGATAACGCTTTTTACGTCCTATGTGCTCGTCATCCATGAGGAAACACCTGAAGCCATGGCTGCAGGAAAGAAGTATCTGTTTTTGGGTCTTGCTACAGGCCTTGTCATGTTTGTTGGCATACTCCTCGTATACCTACAAGTCGGCACCTTGGATCTTGGCAAAAGAGGAATACTTGACGGAGTCCAGGGCAACATTCTTTATGTCATGCTCTTCACTCTTTTGGTTGGTGCTCTGTTCAAAGCTGGCATGTTCCCCCTTCATGTATGGTTGCCTTCTGCGCATCCCATAGCGCCGTCTCCGGCTAGTGCGGTACTATCTGGTGTGGTGGTCAAAGAGGGTTGCTATGTCATGATAAGAATCCTGTATGATATATTTGGCGTGAATCTGCTGAAGACTATGTTGGTGAGCAATTGGTTGATTTTACTTGGCGGGTTATCCATATTCTTCGGGTCAGCGATGGCAATCAGACAACACGACCTGAAAACGATGCTAGCTTATTCGACTGTCAGCAAGGTGGGTTACATCTTTCTGGGTGCAGCTTTGCTGACGCCAGCAGGCCTGCAGGGGGCGATGGTACACATCTTCCATCACTTGATGGCTAAAAGCGCCTTGTTCCTCTGTGCTGGTGCTTTTATATATAAGGCAGGTATCAGGGACATCGATCATCTGGCTGGGATAGGAAAGAAAATGCCGATTACGATGATGGTATTTACGATAGCTGCCTGCTCGATGATAGGGGTACCTCCACTAGTGGGTTTCGCTAGCAAGTGGTATATCGTCCTTGGTGCCCTTGAAGCAGGAAGACCAGTTGCCATTGGATTCGGGTTAGTCTTGATGCTGAGCAGTTTGATGAACGCAATCTATTTTATACCGATAATCATCAACGCCTTCTTCACCAAGGAGTCTGAGCACGGTGAACACAAAGAAGTAAGGCCTGATGATGTTCCGCTATCCATGGCGGTGCCCATGGTGCTACTGGCGATAGGAATCATTGTATTTGGAGTAATTTCAGCTACAACCTCTGTGGTCATAATAAAACCAACGGTTAATGCGATGATAGGAGTGTGAGGGAGCATCACATGGAATTATATTCAATAAAACCCATTCTTGCTGTAGTAATCCCATTTATATGTGCTCTTTTGATCGCCGTAACGGGCGAAAAGAATAGGAATTTGAGAGAGTTTTGGACTCTTGCTGCGTCTGTTCTTGGATGCATGATAGTCGTATCGATGTTTCCGCATATTTATAATGGGGGAAAATACGTCTTCACCATAACCCAAATCGTGCCGGGTGTAGAACTTGGCTTCAGGGTGGATGCTTTTGGTATGTTCTTCGCGTTTTTATCCTCTTTTCTATGGATCGTAACCTCTGTTTATTCCATAGGTTATATGAGGGCTCTAAAAGAGCATGCACAAACCAGATACTATTTTTGTTTTGCTGCATGCATTGCCTCTGCAGTGGGCATAGCGTTGGCAGGCAATCTCGTCACCTTATTTGTATTCTATGAGATATTGACGATGTCTGCCTTTCCACTGGTCATGCACGAGGAAACGTCAGATGCGTTGGAGGCCGGGAAGAAGTATTTGGCATATACGCTGAGTGGGGGTGCACTTGTCCTTTTTGGGGTGGCCATAACGTTTACTCTAACAGGCACTCTCACCTTCGCCAGCCATGGATTCTTGGCAGGTCACGGCTCTGAGCAAATATTAAAGATGCTATTTGTGATATTTATCATGGGATTTGGCGTCAAGTCGGCTATCATACCTTTACACTCTTGGTTGCCTAGCGCTATGGTTGCGCCTACACCAGTAAGCGCATTACTGCATGCCGTAGCAGTGGTTAACGCTGGCATATTCGGAATTGTGCGAGTAGTGACCAACGTCTATGGCATAGAGCTAGTGGCAGATCTCGGATTTTTACTGCCACTCGCAATAGTGGCCTCGATCACAATCATCTTTGGATCAATTTTTGCATTAGCGCAGGACAATCTCAAACGGATGCTGGCATATTCTACCGTAAGCCAACTATCCTATATCATATTGGGCGCCGCATTGTTGAGTCCTAGCTCCCTCTCAGGGGGAGTTGCTCACATTGCTCATCAAGGGTTCATGAAGATTACACTATTCTTCTGTGCAGGCGCTATACTTGTTCAAACCGGCAAAAAGAATATGAGCGAGATGCACGGCATTGGTCGCAGGATGCCCCTAACGATGATTGGGTTCACCATAGGGGCGCTTGGAATGATAGGTGCACCCCCGATTTGCGGGTTCATATCTAAATGGTATCTTGGTCTGGGGGCTCTGGAAGCAGGGCATCCCATATTCATCGCAGTGCTAATGGCTAGTACACTGCTGAATACGGCATACTTCATACCACCGATATATAATGCCTTCTTCAAAGAGCCGGAGGGCGATCTGATCGAGAGCAAGGAAGCATCTTGGTGGCTGTTGGGTCCGATATTGCTATGTGCGTTAATCTCTTTGATATTTGGCATGGTGTCGATGGTGCCCTATACGCCTTTGCAACTGGCTCGGACTTTCTTGGGGGTATAAAAGGGTCTTTAATCTCACTATAAAACTTAAGAAGGGTTTCACATGCACAAAAAAGAGTCGATTCATCAGAAACGTGATTTGGAATCTAATTGGAGGACATGATATGGGATACTTGGATGATCCAGAGAACATAAAGAAGCTGAAAAAGGTGTTCTTTACCTGTCTTGCAATCCTAGTTCTTATTGATTTTATCGTTCCTAAGCATCCTCATTTTTCATTGGAAAGGATTCCAGCATTTTATGCGATATATGGGTTTGTGGCATGTGTAAGCCTTGTTTTTATGGCAAAACTATTGCGCAAATTCATTAAAAGGAAGGAGGATTATTATGATTACTAGTGTTCCGCCAGCAGCAATATTTATCATCGGTGCATTTCTCATCCCATTTCTAAAAGGAAAGCTAAAAACAGCCTATTTGTTGCTCCTACCTATTATTGCCATCATAAATCTTCTTAATCTGTCGGAAGGCACAAGCTGGATAGTCGGTTTCTTAGATTATAATCTCATATTTTGCAGAGTTGATAAACTAAGTATGGTTTTCGGATACATTTTCGTTATAATGGGCTTTTTGGGCACTCTCTATGGCATTCATGTAAAGGAGGGGGGACATCATTTAGCCGTCTTCTTATACGTCGGGAGCTCTCTTGGCGTTGTCTTTTCTGGTGACCTCTTCTCTTTATTCATATTCTGGGAGATTATGGCTTTTGCTTCTACTTTCCTTATCTGGTATAAAAAGGATAAGAGGGCATTAAAGGCGGGGTTGAGATATCTCTTAGTACATACGTTTGGTGGTACATGTCTATTGGCTGGTATTATGATGTACCTTTATACCACAGGGTCCCTTGAATTCAGTTTTATAGGCATTAATGGAATCGCCTCCAGACTAATCTTTCTTGGTTTTATTATTAATGCAGCAATTCCGCCACTACATGCATGGCTTCCAGATGCCTATCCTGAGTCAACTGTTACAGGTACAGTAATTTTGAGCATCTTTACCACCAAGACCGCAGTGTATGTTTTGGCGAGAGCTTTCCCAGGCACTGAGATTCTGATATTTCTGGGGGCAATAATGACGGTATTCCCCATTTTCTATGCCGTCATTGAGAATGACACGAGGAGGGTACTTGCCTATAGTCTCATCGAGCAAGTTGGATTCATGATAGTAGGTATAGGTATAGGTACGGAGCTATCTCTGAATGGTGCCGTTTCTCACGCCTTCTGCAATATTCTTTTTGAGGGTCTTCTTTTCATGTGTACGGGGGCTGTGCTCTATGTGACGGGAACAAGCAAGTGCACAGAGCTTGGCGGACTATATAGGACTATGCCCATAACCCTTATGTTATGTCTTGTAGGCGCTGCCTCAATCTCTGCGTTCCCCCTCTTTACGGGTTTTGTAAGTAAGTCAATGGTTATCCAGGCAGCCGCTGATGGGCATATGTTCATCATATGGCTGGCTTTATTATTTGCCTCGGCTGGTGTCTTCCACTATGCTGGTATCAAAATCCCCTATTTCATATTTTTTGCCGAGGACTCTGGTAAAAGACCAGATGAGCCACCATTTAATATGCTCCTTTCTATGGGAATTGTTGCCTTTTTATGCATTCTTATTGGCATATTTCCTGGTGTACTTTATCGGATTCTTCCATATCCAGTTGATTTTGTTCCCTACACGTCAGGTCATGTTCTGAGTCAACTCCAGCTACTGTTCTTCGCTGGTTTGGCATTTCTGTTCCTCATAACATATGGTTTCTATCCTAAGGAAGAAAGGTCTACTAATCTCGATACAGACTGGTTCTATAGGAAAGCTGGAAGGGGTTTCATGTGGTTCTGCAATCATCCTGCTGCGAAATTTAACATGTGGATAGATCAGGCTTTCTTAAAAGGAGCAAGGGGTTTTATATGGTTCTGCAGAAATCCAATCCCAACGCTTGGCCTGTGGATGGACACGGCATTCGTAATGTTTTACAATGGCTTTATCTGGTTCTCTGAGAATCCAGTTTCAATACTTGTTAGTGGGTTTTATGGTGGACTTCATCTAGCTTTTGCAATGGTTTCAAAGGGCTTACTCAAGATCTCCAGTGCAATTGAAAAGGCAAGAGATAGGGCCGAGAAACAAAGAGTATTCTATAAGGAACTAATTGAGCATGGACCCCCCGGTGGAGACGCTAGAAGCATCAGCTCTGACCTATTCATAGCATTTATAGTATTTGCAGTATTTCTTGTATATCTGGCTATAAGGTATTTCCTATGATTCGATATGGGTATACAGCATAACAACGGCACCCACTATCTCACCTATCTGTATCTTGCCGTCTGCGAATGCAGTAAATATTGCATCAGTTGCATGTCTTTTGAGTGCTACTGGCTTAGCAAATTTCTCTCCCACACCGACGACTTTACCAAGTGGGTTTTGTATATACGAACAAGGAACAGCCAGCCACTCAGGAGGAATCGTGAAGGGCTTTATTTTGATATAATGTACATCGCCCTTCTTGACCTCTATATTTTCATCTGCGAAAACATATTCAACCTTTCCGACCATGTCCGATAGCTTGAAGTCGAAGCTCCTTTCTGGTTTTTTACTCCTCAATAAGTCCACGATATTTTTCATACATCATACTTCCATGATTTCTTTTATCCTCATCAGATTACAGAAGTTCGACCTTTCCATTTCGTCCAGCTTCATGCTGATGTATCTTGCAGCATCCTCCAGCTGCGGTATGAGCACATGTTCCAGTGCATTTACCCTTCTTCGGGTCTTACCTATCTCGAGCGCCAACAGCTCGACCGATTTCTGTATCTCTGCAAGCCGAATCATATCCACCAATGCCTCGTCAAAGAGCTCCAGTGAATGATCCAGCTCGCTTGTGGTGCTGACCAAGCTGTATGCACTATTCCTTTCTTTTTCAATCTGCGTCTTTATCTTAGGCACGTTCACGCCCATGATGTTCTGATAAGAGATGGCAAGTAGGGACTCTTTTTTTGGGTAAAAGATTGCCCCCTCAATCTCCTCAACGCTCATCATCGCCCTCGTCAGTAGAAAGCTCCTATGTGCCATATTGAGCTTACTATCAACACGTCTTCTTGTCTCCATACTTTCGTTTACAATGCTCAAAAACTGCTTCATGAGTCCGTCTCGTTTGTCTTTCAGCAGTTTGTGGCCTCTCTTCGCTATTTTTATCCTCTTTTTTATGTTGAGGAGTTCCATCCTTGTTGCTTTGACGTTGATCATCCTTCAACCTTCAATTAAACAAATGTTCATTATTAATCAGGTACTATAAGCCTTTCGCATGTATTTTTCGATATGCTCTGGTCTAACTCTCTTCAGCTCAGTCTCAGGAAGGGCGGCCATCAATTCCCAACCAATGTCCAGGGTTTTTCCTATGCTTCTGTCCTCATTTTTCCCTTGGGATATGAACTTTCGTTCAAAAGTCTCTGCGAAATCAAGGAAGTTCTTATCGACATCTGTCAATGCCGCTTCCCCTAAGATTATCGCCAGCTCTCTGACCTCCTTTCCTCTGGCATAGGCTGCATAGAGCTGGTTTAGGACGCCAGCGTGATCCTCTCTTGTCTTGCCCTCTCCGATTCCCTTGTCTTTGAGCCTTGATAAAGACGGCAAAACATCGATTGGGGGGTAGATTCCCTTTCGATGCAGCTCTCTGCTCAAAAATATTTGACCTTCGGTGATATAGCCAGTCAGATCCGGGATCGGGTGCGTTATATCATCCTCAGGCATGCTCAATATCGGAATTTGCGTTATTGAGCCTTTTTTACCTTTAACTCTCCCAGCTCGCTCATATATTGTCGCCAGGTCTGTGTACATGTAGCCCGGGTACCCTCTCCGCCCCGGAATCTCTTTTCGTGATGCTGAGACTTCTCTAAGCGCTTCGCAGTAATTTGTCATATCGGTCATGATGACAAGTATGTGCATATCATGCTCAAATGCCAAATATTCGGCAGCAGTCAGTGCAATTCTGGGAGTTGCAATCCGCTCTATTACTGGGTCATCAGCCAGGTTCATGAACAAAACCGCTTTCTCTATTGCACCAGTGCGGCGAAAATCAGATATGAAATAATTTGCCTCCTCGAAAGTAATGCCCATCGCAGCGAATATGACTGCAAACTCCTCTTCCTCTCGAATTAGCTTTGCTTGCCTGGCAATTTGGGCCCCTATGTCCGCATGGGGCAATCCTGCTCCAGAGAAGAGGGGCAGTTTCTGCCCCCTGATCAAGGGATTCATGCCATCTATTGCAGATATCCCGGTCTGGATGAAATCGAGTGGATAGTTCCTTGAGTAGGGATTGATCGGATTTCCGCCAATGTCGATTCTGTCCTCTGGCACTATTTTTGGTCCACCATCTATTGGATCTCCGAAACCATCAAAGATCCTTCCAGTGATGTCCAATGATAACGGCAATTCGATCCCCTTGCCGAGGAATCTGACCCTGCTGGTGGAAACGTCTATTCCACTGGTGCCCTCGAAAACTTGCAACAATGCCTTGTCGCTGGCTATCTCAAGAACCTTTCCTCGCCTTACCTCGCCGGTGGGAGTTTCTATCTCCACCAGTTCATCATACTTCACACCTTCCACGCCCTCAACGAACATGAGGGGTCCCGTAATTTCGGAAATCGTCAGATAATCTTTGAGCATTCTAATCACCTAACTTTGTGAATTGAGCCTTCATTCCATCCTCTATTTTGCCAAAAGTGATCTTGAATTCATCCTCGGGCACAAATCTTGCTTTTACTATGTCCCCCCGAATGGGTAGGGCTAGGATATCTTTTAGCTGGATGCCGTCATCAAGTGCCTTCATCGCCAACCCATGGAAATTCAGGATGAGTTTTAAGAGCGCATATTGCTTCTTGGCGGAAGAATACGTATCTATTTCATGGTATGCATTTTGATAGAGGAAATCCTCCCTTATCGATTTTGTGGTCTCCAAAAGAAGCCTATCCTTGGAAGAGAGAGACTCCACCCCTACCAGACGGACTATTTCCTCCAACTCCGACTCCTTTTGCAAGAGTTCCATGGCAGCATCCCTCATGCTGCGCCAATCATCCCCAACGTTGCTACGCCACCAATTTTCTACGTCATCTAGGTAGAGCGAGTAGCTAAGAAGCCAGTGAATGGCAGGAAAGTGTCTTCTATATGCTAAGGGGGCGTCCAGTGCCCAGAAAACCTTGGTTATACGGAGCGTTGCTTGTGTTACCGGCTCGGAGAAATCGCCCCCTGGGGGAGATACTGCCCCTATTACCGTTAATGAGCCCTCTCTCTTTTCTGATCCGAGGGTTATCACCCTGCCAGCTCTTTCATAGAACATTGCTGCTCTAGACGATAAATAGGCAGGATAACCTTCTTCGCCGGGCATTTCCTCCAATCTACCGGAGATCTCTCTTAGGGCTTCTGCCCATCTCGAGGTGGAGTCAGCCATCAAAGAGACGTTATATCCCATGTCCCTATAATATTCTGCTAACGTTATTCCAGTGTAGACGCTTGCCTCCCTCGCCGCGAATGGCATATTTGACGTATTGGCAACCAGAATGGTCCTATCCATCAGCGGAAGGCCTGAGCGAGGATCTTTGAGCTCTGGGAACTCCAGCAAAACCTCTGCCATTTCATTCCCCCTTTCACCGCATCCGATGAAAACGATGATGTCGGTGTCGCTCCACTTCGATAATTGGTGCTGAACGACGGTTTTTCCCGAGCCGAACGGGCCAGGCACGCAGGCTGTGCCACCCTTCGCGATGGGAAAGAACGTATCTAAAATCCTCTGACCGGTTATCATGGGTATTTCTGGGTGGAGCTTCTCTTTGGAAGGTCTAGGAATGCGAACCGGCCACCGCTGAAGCATCGTTACCTCCTTGGGGCCATCTTTCGTTTTGATCTTCGCAATGACGTCTTCAACTTTCGCTGGTCCCTCGTAAATATCGATTACCTCTCCCTCTAAACCAACTGGAACCATTACCCTGTGCTCCACTAGCTCAGTCTCCTTTACCACTCCCAGGATATCCCCTTGGGTTACTCTGCTTCCCTCCTTCAACTTAGGCTGAAAGTTCCATTCTTTTTTTCTATCAACTGCATCTGCCGAGATACCCCTTGTCATATAGTCACCTGCAATGCTGCTTATGACGTTCAATGGGCGCTGAATGCCATCGTATATCGCTCCCATTAGTCCTGGTGCCAGCTCGACGCTCAGCGGTTGACCCGTGGGAAAAACAGGCTCCCCGGGGCCTATGCCGGAGGTCTCCTCATATACCTGGATAGTTGACTTATCTTTTCGAAGCTCTATGATCTCCCCCACCAACTCTTTCTCTCCGACCTTCACGACATCGTACATCTTTTCATTGCTCAGCCCTTCTGCGATAACGACTGGGCCTGAGACCTTTATTATCTTCCCCATTTACTCACCTTTTTTAGACAATATATCAGTGCCGACCGCTTTTTCAACCGTTTTCCTAAGCTGTTCAATTCCAAATCCCGTGATTCCCTTCTTGTCTGGAATCTCAATGATGATGGGCATTTCTATGCCTGAGATTTGCTCATCTAGATTTTTAGCAAAATATTCTGAGATGAATATGATGCCAAAATTCTCGTCACATGCTTTACTCAGCATGTTTGAAGCCTCCTCAACATCTTTGGCCCCATAGGTGACCACCCCTAACGCCTTGAAACATAAGATTTCATCCTTATCGCCTATGATGCCTATTTTATACATACCCCTCACGAACCATTTTTTTTATCTGTTCACTTGGAATTTCATTCAATTTTCCAATCAGTATCGTCCTGATCAGTTTTACCTCGTTTTCCTTTGCGATGATGTATCCAGCCAGGGGCTCCAGACCGAATGTTATATATTTAGCTTTTTTCACACGCTCTGTTATGAAGTCGTCAAACAATTTTTCAAACCAAAGCAAAGACCCCTCTTTTTTATAGTGCTCAGCCCCAGCAGCTATGATCTCGCCATATTCTGATTTGCAGAGCTCGCTTACCATGGCATCCAATGTTCCGTCATAAATCTTAAGCAGAACATCTTTGGGTAAACTGCCCCTCTCTAAAAGGGCATATCCCAGGAATTTTTTGCTCTTACCGAGCTTCTTCGACCTGATCAACATTTTTATATTAGCCAGATCGACATGCATCTGTAGCAGTTTTAGCAAAAACTCGCTCTTAGAAGCAAACTCAAACATCAGATTAAACATTTCGACATCTAAACCCGCATCAATTACCTGTGGATCTTTTGAAATGTTAAACTCATTCAGCACCCTTTCGATCGCTCTTGCATAGCCTTCTGGTAATTTCTTTGGGATCTCAGCAAGGTCTTCTTTCATCAGCTCAGGAACCACGTCTGCGATCGCTCCGAGATCGATCATCTCTGCTCTCTGGTCACTCAATTTGGATTTGAGCAATACCTTTAGATTATGGAAATCGTACTTGAGCGTGAACAGGTCTACAAGTTCTGGATCAGGGTAGAATCTCTTGGCAATCGCATATTTCCTCTTTAGCTCCCTGTATAAAGTCTCCTCAAACTCCTCGGCACTTTTGGCCTCTGCAATCATGTCTCCATATTCTGTTTCGCTCAATATGCGTAAAACGGCCTCTGCATCCTCAGCCTCGATCATCTTCTCTATCTTGTCTCCATCGAGGAGCTTCGTTTCTAATGCCCTGACCCTTCCTACTGAGTAGGCATATTTGCTGACCGCTTTGGCTTCCATACATCTTCACCGAATAATATTCTCGCTATTTCTGCCTCCCTCGCATCTCTTTGCGTTTTTATGAGGGCATCAAAGGAGTTGTTGAATTCAATCCTCCCTTTTCTGAGCACAAAACCGCCAGAGATGTCTCTGGTATCTTTGGATAACGTTAATTTCACTTTTTTACCTTTCAGGGCTAATTCTTTTTCAACATCTTTGAGAAACTTATTGCTCACTCTTTTTTTATCATTTGGGGAAAGAATTACCTCAACATCCCCCTCTGGCATGTCCACTGAGAGAAACATCCCCTTTACGATCGCCAGATACTCCCCATCATCCAGTCCACTTAGCCTATTCACTGCCTCAACAAATGCCTCCTCTGTCATATCGTGCCTCGCCGCTAGTAAGCTTTTTCTCGCCTCTAGCCTAGCTAATGCAAGGATTCTTTTCTTTTTCGATTCAGCCTCTGATTCGGCTTTTTCTTTGGACTCCTTTTTGATTTGCTTAGCTTTATCCTCTGCCTCATCGACGATTGGCTTGACTTTTTTTTCAGCCTCTTCCACTATTTTTTTGGCTCTCTCGTTCGCATCAGCGAGGATCTTCTGTTTTATCTCTTCGATGCCCAACCTATAACACCCCTCTGAGCAGTAGAATCGAAGCTAGCAAGCCAAAAACTGCGAATGTTTCCACCATGGCAGCAAATATGATCGCTTTTCCAACTTCTTCTGGTCTCTTTGCGATCAGGCTAACACCAGCAGCTGCAACCATTCCTTGTGCAGGCGCTGAAAGGCCACCTGCTATTGCTACCGGTAAACACGCAAAAAGTATGGCTAACCCCTGCGCTGCTCCAACTGGTTGCAATCCCGAGAGCAGTCCGATGCCCATTATCACAAGGAAGCCTGTTAACAAGCCATATATGCCCTGCGTTCCTGGAAGCGCTTGTAGGAGCAGGATCATACCAAATTTTTCTGGGGACTCCGTTGCCACACCAGCGCCTGCCTGTCCTACTATGCGCGTTCCTATTGCTGAGCCAGTCCCAGGCAGAGCTACTGCCAAGGCGGCACCCAATGTCGCTAAAGCTAAACCCAATCCTATCTCTACCATTCTTTATACCTCCTCTATTTCGACATATTTCGTACTAACTCTAAAGGGTGAAAACCTTTTCCCACCACCTTCATAAAACTTGCTGAAAAACTCCACGTAGTTCAGCCTACAAGTATGAATAAATGCGCCTAGTGTGCTTACGAGCAAATTAAAAAGATGACCAACTATGAGCACTATCGCTGCAATAAGGACGCCGATAAGAGGTATGCCTCTTGTCATTAATGCCATATTGTTGAAGACCATGGCGATTACCCCTGTAGCCAATCCAAGTGCCATGAGCCTTGAGTATGACAGCACATCGCCAAGATACCCAACCATCCCATAGAGGCTTGCCAGCCCGAAAACTAGTTTTTTCACCATCCCCTTTTGAGACCGACCATGCGTTAGAACGAGGGTCATCGCACCCAATCCAGCCACACCATAGGGTATTTTGCCGAGGGATATGATATTCATCTCTGCCAAAATTATGAGCACCAATCCACTTAAGAGAGTGAACCATGTGAGTTGGTCAAAGACTGCATCTTTGATGTTCCCCCTTCGTATGTTATTATACATCTTCGCCCCTATGCCGACGAAGATGTGGGTTATACCCAAAATTAGAGCGAATATCAGCATCGTCATCGGATCGTCTACAGGGTTTACCCATAGTGCTGGCATTTTCAATAAATCTCCAAACCAACTTCCACCCAATACTCCGAAGAAGACGCTGGAAATACCGCAGATTGCCAACAACCTCAGAAATTTTTTACCTGTGGGCCCCATGACATATTTTTTCGTCATTAGTATTGATAATATTGAGAGCATAATCCCGTAGCAAGCATCAGATAGACATACGCCAAAGAATACGATGAAAAAAGCTGTCACGAGTGGTGTGGGATCCATCTCGCTGTATTTTGGCAGACTATACATATCTATGATGGCCTCAAACGGATCTGCTAGGGTTGTATTTTCTAGAGCGATCGGGGGATTTTCACCATCTTCCGGATCTCTCGTAAATATCTCTACGGTATTTGATACGCTTTTCAGCAGGTTTCTTAAGGTCTCTATGTTTTTCTCCTTGATCCATCCCTCTATCAGGAATGATGTCTCAGTTTTTGCAAAGTTCTTTATTATCTCTTCTCGTTCTCTATCGATATGGATGTGGTCATACATTGCCAAAAGACCGGACTTATGCCTGAGCAGGTCTGAGATCTCAGCTTTGATGTCTCCTTTTTCTTTCTCGATAATCGACAGCTCTTCATTTATTCTTGCTTGAACCTCTGAAGGCGTTCCGGTTAGTTCTGGAAATGTCACTCTAGCAAAATCATATTTTCTCATTGCTTGAGTGACCTCCTCCTCTTTGTCCTTCATATAGATTGCAAGGATGTGGTACCCCTCCTCACTTTCCGACACAGCTTTGAGGTATGTTTCAGGTGCCAATTCTGTGAGGTCCTCCCTCATTTCCTCAAAAGCATTTACGGTCCCAAGCACTATGTTTG
The genomic region above belongs to Methanocellales archaeon and contains:
- a CDS encoding proton-conducting transporter membrane subunit, producing the protein MIVISCLPVIALLSPLIAGIIAYQAGKISETARDLISVSAAIISFIVIVAMAPTILEGNTIEYIFSYSAVSTLPMAFRVGPLPLFIGLVISFAWILSAVYSHRYMEHLHSRNRFSLFMSLTLSAVIGTLFAKNMLVLFIFFEITLFTSYVLVIHEETPEAMAAGKKYLFLGLATGLVMFVGILLVYLQVGTLDLGKRGILDGVQGNILYVMLFTLLVGALFKAGMFPLHVWLPSAHPIAPSPASAVLSGVVVKEGCYVMIRILYDIFGVNLLKTMLVSNWLILLGGLSIFFGSAMAIRQHDLKTMLAYSTVSKVGYIFLGAALLTPAGLQGAMVHIFHHLMAKSALFLCAGAFIYKAGIRDIDHLAGIGKKMPITMMVFTIAACSMIGVPPLVGFASKWYIVLGALEAGRPVAIGFGLVLMLSSLMNAIYFIPIIINAFFTKESEHGEHKEVRPDDVPLSMAVPMVLLAIGIIVFGVISATTSVVIIKPTVNAMIGV
- a CDS encoding monovalent cation/H+ antiporter subunit D family protein; its protein translation is MELYSIKPILAVVIPFICALLIAVTGEKNRNLREFWTLAASVLGCMIVVSMFPHIYNGGKYVFTITQIVPGVELGFRVDAFGMFFAFLSSFLWIVTSVYSIGYMRALKEHAQTRYYFCFAACIASAVGIALAGNLVTLFVFYEILTMSAFPLVMHEETSDALEAGKKYLAYTLSGGALVLFGVAITFTLTGTLTFASHGFLAGHGSEQILKMLFVIFIMGFGVKSAIIPLHSWLPSAMVAPTPVSALLHAVAVVNAGIFGIVRVVTNVYGIELVADLGFLLPLAIVASITIIFGSIFALAQDNLKRMLAYSTVSQLSYIILGAALLSPSSLSGGVAHIAHQGFMKITLFFCAGAILVQTGKKNMSEMHGIGRRMPLTMIGFTIGALGMIGAPPICGFISKWYLGLGALEAGHPIFIAVLMASTLLNTAYFIPPIYNAFFKEPEGDLIESKEASWWLLGPILLCALISLIFGMVSMVPYTPLQLARTFLGV
- a CDS encoding Na(+)/H(+) antiporter subunit D, with protein sequence MITSVPPAAIFIIGAFLIPFLKGKLKTAYLLLLPIIAIINLLNLSEGTSWIVGFLDYNLIFCRVDKLSMVFGYIFVIMGFLGTLYGIHVKEGGHHLAVFLYVGSSLGVVFSGDLFSLFIFWEIMAFASTFLIWYKKDKRALKAGLRYLLVHTFGGTCLLAGIMMYLYTTGSLEFSFIGINGIASRLIFLGFIINAAIPPLHAWLPDAYPESTVTGTVILSIFTTKTAVYVLARAFPGTEILIFLGAIMTVFPIFYAVIENDTRRVLAYSLIEQVGFMIVGIGIGTELSLNGAVSHAFCNILFEGLLFMCTGAVLYVTGTSKCTELGGLYRTMPITLMLCLVGAASISAFPLFTGFVSKSMVIQAAADGHMFIIWLALLFASAGVFHYAGIKIPYFIFFAEDSGKRPDEPPFNMLLSMGIVAFLCILIGIFPGVLYRILPYPVDFVPYTSGHVLSQLQLLFFAGLAFLFLITYGFYPKEERSTNLDTDWFYRKAGRGFMWFCNHPAAKFNMWIDQAFLKGARGFIWFCRNPIPTLGLWMDTAFVMFYNGFIWFSENPVSILVSGFYGGLHLAFAMVSKGLLKISSAIEKARDRAEKQRVFYKELIEHGPPGGDARSISSDLFIAFIVFAVFLVYLAIRYFL
- a CDS encoding DUF22 domain-containing protein, with the protein product MKNIVDLLRSKKPERSFDFKLSDMVGKVEYVFADENIEVKKGDVHYIKIKPFTIPPEWLAVPCSYIQNPLGKVVGVGEKFAKPVALKRHATDAIFTAFADGKIQIGEIVGAVVMLYTHIES
- a CDS encoding V-type ATP synthase subunit D, encoding MINVKATRMELLNIKKRIKIAKRGHKLLKDKRDGLMKQFLSIVNESMETRRRVDSKLNMAHRSFLLTRAMMSVEEIEGAIFYPKKESLLAISYQNIMGVNVPKIKTQIEKERNSAYSLVSTTSELDHSLELFDEALVDMIRLAEIQKSVELLALEIGKTRRRVNALEHVLIPQLEDAARYISMKLDEMERSNFCNLMRIKEIMEV